From the Musa acuminata AAA Group cultivar baxijiao chromosome BXJ3-1, Cavendish_Baxijiao_AAA, whole genome shotgun sequence genome, the window ATCCAAGATTTAAATCATAGAACTCGACGAGATATTAGTAAGTTTATATAcaaaagaggaaggaaaagaCAACGAATGATTTTGAGCAGATGTGACAAAGCATATATGATGTAGATATAAAGCGAAGCTATCATATTCACAATCAtcgtattataaatttttttataaccaATAGTAGTATAATAATAATTAGTCATTCTTCTCAGAGAAATAGCATGATGATCGATCTTTTGATACGAAGTTATAGATTAGTGGTGAAAGTAGAAGTTTTGACGTTCTCTATGCTCCGCACAAATATTTAACTCAATTGTCCTTACTTAAGGAGCTACCTCGGGCACATAAGGTTTAGGACAATCAAACTATGACCATCACTATAGAGATATATCAATGACATACAATATATTAGTATAATATATTATGAGATTAATTTCAGGATTGGGTCcgataaacatatcaaattgatatacatatacataagacCAAAGACAATGATTTACCATTATTGAatttcattattttctttttttttaaaaccaTCTATATctatcaattaattacttgattcatttgagacttaaaatttaagttatttaaaaattttaattaattctttataaataattcaatattaactgaACGACTATTTGAAACATATCATAGAATtactttttaaaattaaaaaagatgTCACTATTCTttgctaatttagattatttttattaaaattatactaaattttatttatttttaacttaaaaattataattttttattttaaaaaaaataaaatattttcaataattttaCCGTATCGTCAAGACACCCTATCATACTGACATACGATATAGCTCGGTATCTCGATACCATATTAATAATCTATTAATACATTGATACAAAACAGTAAAGTGAACGTTGGATTCTAACTATTACCGACATTTCCCATTTTCCATTACCTTGCGAGTTCAAATCCTCCTCTTGAAACTTTTTACACCACAATCAACCATACTTTGGATTCTTTTTATGTAAATTTTGAAAGTACCCAAGTATTGTTAGCTCCGCTTTCATAATCTATCACTTGATAAAACATATGAATCcaattataaatgttttattgttCATGAATCGCTTGCAATTAAATTCATGCATGCTATTTATCTCAAACAAAATGACATCCCTTAATGGCCTACCTACCACAGATATATAATTTGAGGCAACCATTTGACTTAGGGATGACAAATCTAAACTGGAAACCCTTCAACAACTGAATTATTATCTGATTTATTGCGGTACCATTAGAGAGGCTTCCATTAAAGGTTCAAATTTTAGGGCCCTTGATGTGATGTGCAGCTCAGCTCCCCCTCATTGTTGTTGTTGACTACAGATGAACACCCAAGTTTCAAACAGGTGGGCCATTTTCCATTTAATGAGAATTAATGTGCATGAGGCAGGAATAGTACCAAGCTTTCAGaatttatgtttatatttatatgaCTACAATAAATATTGTGTCCTAGCTTGGGTCCATAAATATCTTTATATAAGAGTACTCATGCTTGCTAATTTCCCGCTTTGTGCCTTATACATGATAAAAACATGTTTAAGTATAATTTATActcccaaaaaaaatatttatttatgtgcTTGCATTGTTGCCAACTAATGCATATTCTGCTACAGCTTTAAATGCTAATCCACATTAATTTCAGAGTGCGctattttgaatgataccatgttgtATGTCTTTTACCATGTTCAGTCATACCACATCAATAAATGCTACTTGGTGTTGCTACAATTGAGCTTCCAGTCTATCTCTACAAGTAACTCAAACCTTGATCACTTAGAGCGGGAAGAATGATATTGAATTGGATTGATATTTCTAATCATGCATCTATATAAGTGGAGTTGCTTTCTTGACTCCAATCCATATTAATTTTGAACCATACCATATGCATAAATAAATCTCACTCCAACTTTGATTCCTTggtttttttcttcttgtttttgctTGAATTCATATTAATTTTGAAAAACTAATTTGGATCGTATTATGTGTTTTACCATATTTAATCAGATCCATGAATATAAATGAatctaattaatattttgattcgTGTAGAGGTCCATAGTATACGATCTTCCTTTAACGAGCAAAGATTATTTCTGTGACTCGAATCCAGATCATTTAGATCTGAAAAGGACAATGATTCGCCTTCCATTTGTATCATCGTCATCATGCATCGAATGCCAAACTAATTCAGCACCACACTCGAATCCAGATCACCTGTTGCTTGTTGTTGTTACCTTTGGCTCGTCAAGAATTCACTGTCCCACGAGTGCTACTCTCAGTTGATTTCAAGTAACGAGAGGGGTGTGTGTCCGAGTATTACTTACCATTACCATCAGGTTATATTCTCTGCCTGCGTAGTAGCACAGCATTGGGGTGGGTTGAAGAAGGTGAGTGAGATCCACTAACTCAGATGGGTGTAAAGATGTAATGTCTGGTGTTGCCAAATGGGTGTAAAGATGTAATGGACGGGGCTGTGAAAGCATCGAGGACATGCACATGCCATTGAATTCAAGAGGTGGGGGGGTGTCCTCTTCCTTCCAGGTTGGTCCATTATAGCATGACACTGTTGGTTCTGATGCCAGAGACAAGCCATGAATGAATCCAGCGAAACACTAAcgatggtgtgtgtgtgtgtgataacactcttctctctctctctctctctctctctctctctctctctctctctctccttcattCATCACTgtaggcaggcaggcaggcaggcaatGGCAGATTATGAAGCTCATCTATCAGTCCCAAAACATTAAGGAAAGAAGCCATTACAAACATGTTCACTACTCTTTTATTCGAATGGTCTAAAATCAGGTAACAACATAAAAATTGACAGAAGACaacacaaagaggaagaggaagaggatcgATCCCATTACATATtagcataaaaaatcatcatcatcatcatcaagcttGGAGGAAGCAAAGGAAGAAGACAACACAGGAGGAGGGTTCTTACTTTCTTACTCATTACTATTGACCCACCCATACTTTTCCATGTACGGGTTGACTAGGGTTTCTGGTGGGTAGCGATGAATGCAGTCCTCCCAAACGCCCTCGTCTTGCAAGTCCCTGCTCACCTCCCACATGCAACTGTTGCACTTGAACCCTGCGCCGAAGGTGACCATCAGTAGCCGGTCCCTCTTCTTCAGCCTCTTCTTGGCCTCCATGTAGGCCAGCACGTACCACAGGCTGCTGGCCGACGTGTTCCCCCACCGGTGCAGCGTCATCCTCGCTGGCTCCAGGTCGTAGTTGGACAGCCCCAGGTTCCTTCCTACCCCTTCGATCACCGCCGACCCCCCCGGGTGGAGGCAGAAGTGGTCGACGCCAGCTTTGAAGTTCACCctggccgccgccgctgctgcgtcCGCCTTGGAACGCCGCAGCCTCTGCCGCGCGGCCCGGGCGGCGTAGAGGATCAGCTCCCTCACGGGCAGCACCTTCGGCAGCAGCCGCTGGAGGTTCTCCGAGAAGGCGCGCACTGCCGCCTTGGGGAGGTCCCTGCCGAGGTAGAAGCCGACGAGGCCGCCGTCGTCCTCCTTCTGGGCCGCGCAGTTGTGGGCGTCGTTGTTCGCTCCGATGTGCGTTCGGACCAGGCACTTCAACCTCATCTTGGCCCGGTGCTGCAGAGACGGGTCGTTAGAGAGCAGCATGGAGCAGCCGCCGGAACGGAAGAGGCAGTTCCCGAGCATCATGGACTTGTCGCTGCCGCAGTACCAGTTGGGGCCGATGGACTCGGACGCCACGACGACGGCGAGCGTCCTCCCCCGCGTCTTGAAGATGCTGTTGACGAGGTCGACGGCGATGAGGCTGGCGCTGCACCCCATCCCCGACAGGTTGAACACCTTGACGTCCTCCCGCATCTTGTACCTGCGGACGATCCTGGACGCCAGGGAGGGCGCCGGGGAGAACATGGACACGTTGACCACCAGCACGTCGATGTCCTCAGGGGAGAAGCCGGTCTTGCGGAAGAGCTCGTCGAGGGTGGTGTTCATGAAGTCGTCCATCTCCGACAAGCCGTCGTCGTGGGTCGGGCACTCCTCGCGGCCTTCCACGATGTTCCTGGGGCCGTAGGTGTCCTCGCCGATGCCGGAGTTGACGATGACCTTGAGGAGGAACTTGTACTCGGGGAACCCCAGCCTCTTGTTCCTCTCGACAATGTCGCCGCTGAGCTCGGTCGAGATCTTGCGGTCGTCCGACGCCTTGAAGCACACGTATTCAAGGAGGTAGCAGTTGCGGTATCTCCACCGGCCGAAGACGACCCATAAAAGAGACGAGAAAGAGCAGAGCAGGAGGACCATGGAGAACAGTTGCAGGATCTCCATGGGATGGTGCTTCTGCTCCTCTTCGTTTCCCTTTTCTGATGCAAGGAGACTGAATGcagtcgtcgtcgtcttcttcttcttcttcttcttcttcttcttcttcttctacttcttatcTCACATTCACTTCCTACTCTACTGCTTTGTGTCCATAACAGGAAGGAAGGATAGTGAGAGAGTAATTTATGCAGTGAAATAGGTTGAGGAGAGCCGCTTTTAATGCGTTCTCTTCGCTTCCAACCGCCCACCGAAAATGTCCCTTGGTGTTACGAGATTGTCATGCTGGAAACCCTTacaagggagagggagagagacagagagagaggtgTGGAGGGGACCTCCTCCTGCATGGAGTTCTTTCGCTTTAAGCGCGTTGAGTTTACTTGCGGAGAACCTCAACATCCAACCAACAATGCCCACTCATTACAATCTTGAgtaaatgctctctctctctctctctctctctctctctctctccctcgtgGAATCCATCTCTCCTTTCTCTGCTTCCAACACAATATAGCAATCAAGGATACATCCTGTAATTCATAGCATCATACGAATCtacttttatgattattttctataccaaaatatttatttaataatgaCATTTCAGATCTACTTATTACAGCTCATGGATTAAAACATTAACATAGTGTTAGTACATCCAACCTGTTCTTTATCACATCAACTTGTTAAGATTGAGGATTCAAAACTTTACTGGATGTATCTTATTAATGAAGGtgtcaattgataacagagtatttaagaagaagaagaagaagaaaaaagaaaaaagaaaaagaaaggtgaTGATAAAGCTTTTCTCACAATCTTTATACAATATTTTAGTGCATATATGAACATGAAAAAAGTtcaattatctttttttaatataatatgacCAGTAAATCTTTGATCATTTTTTTCACTATATTATGTAAAAAAcaaattatatattataatataaattatcaatttttaatttttaaattatataatttaaattattatttaaaatatctaCATCATATTTTGCTTTaaagattttaaaataattataaattatttttaaatcatctGACACTATTCATAGGGCCTTCATTTCAAAATCAATAATTACAAATAATAATCTCTTTATTATTTGTAATTATGTCCCATCTCCTCCACCCACTCCATCACCTTCTTCCCCTCCTCATcagctttctttttcttcctctcctcacCCTCCCTCCCActctacctcctcctcctcctccacttccACTGTCGACTCCTACCAATCTTCGCCTCCTCCTTCATCCATCTCCCTCAACCCCCTCATCTCATCCTCCTCCACTTTATCCTTCTATTCTTTCTCCCtccactcctttttttttttttgctttcgccTCATCATAATTTACTTAGAAAATTCGTTATACTTATTCACATaacatattaaatatatattattttgatataaaattgtcttaaatttatcataaaatttaaaaacttaagttattttttaaaatatatcaatttttatataaaattatcttaaattcttACGCTCGGGTTATACTTGAATTACATTTGGGTTACACTTGAGTCACACTGattcatataatatattaaaaatatatattagtttttatataaaattatcttaaaaccATCATAAGACTAAAAAACTCGAGTTatccttaaaaatatatttatttatgtataaaattatcttaaattatctaaaaaatgttattatacttgagttacactaattca encodes:
- the LOC135629306 gene encoding 3-ketoacyl-CoA synthase 12-like produces the protein MEILQLFSMVLLLCSFSSLLWVVFGRWRYRNCYLLEYVCFKASDDRKISTELSGDIVERNKRLGFPEYKFLLKVIVNSGIGEDTYGPRNIVEGREECPTHDDGLSEMDDFMNTTLDELFRKTGFSPEDIDVLVVNVSMFSPAPSLASRIVRRYKMREDVKVFNLSGMGCSASLIAVDLVNSIFKTRGRTLAVVVASESIGPNWYCGSDKSMMLGNCLFRSGGCSMLLSNDPSLQHRAKMRLKCLVRTHIGANNDAHNCAAQKEDDGGLVGFYLGRDLPKAAVRAFSENLQRLLPKVLPVRELILYAARAARQRLRRSKADAAAAAARVNFKAGVDHFCLHPGGSAVIEGVGRNLGLSNYDLEPARMTLHRWGNTSASSLWYVLAYMEAKKRLKKRDRLLMVTFGAGFKCNSCMWEVSRDLQDEGVWEDCIHRYPPETLVNPYMEKYGWVNSNE